From one Anaeromyxobacter diazotrophicus genomic stretch:
- a CDS encoding OmpA family protein: MKNRTLIVSALVVVLVTAAGCETAGKRTAIGAGGGAAAGAGVGALLGGWKGAAIGAGVGALAGGSVGLYLDKQAKELEQVAETKRTENGVLVNMKSEILFDSGSAVLKDAAIAQLEKVGDILAKYSDDRIRVEGHTDATGTASKNEELSLRRADAVKRVLLGRGVKEAQITALGMGETKPIADNKTAAGKAKNRRVEVHIDVPQPS, encoded by the coding sequence ATGAAGAACCGGACCTTGATCGTCTCGGCGCTCGTCGTCGTCCTCGTCACCGCTGCCGGCTGCGAAACCGCCGGCAAGCGCACTGCAATCGGGGCGGGCGGCGGCGCCGCCGCCGGCGCCGGCGTCGGGGCGCTGCTCGGCGGCTGGAAGGGCGCCGCCATCGGCGCCGGGGTGGGCGCGCTGGCCGGCGGCTCGGTCGGCCTCTACCTCGACAAGCAGGCGAAGGAGCTCGAGCAGGTGGCGGAGACGAAGCGCACCGAGAACGGCGTGCTCGTGAACATGAAGTCGGAGATCCTCTTCGACTCCGGCAGCGCCGTGCTGAAGGACGCTGCCATCGCCCAGCTCGAGAAGGTGGGGGACATCCTCGCCAAGTACTCGGACGACCGCATCCGCGTCGAGGGCCACACCGACGCGACCGGCACCGCCTCGAAGAACGAGGAGCTGTCGCTCCGCCGCGCCGACGCGGTGAAGCGCGTGCTGCTCGGCCGCGGAGTGAAGGAGGCGCAGATCACCGCGCTCGGGATGGGCGAGACGAAGCCCATCGCCGACAACAAGACCGCCGCCGGCAAGGCCAAGAACCGCCGCGTCGAGGTCCACATCGACGTGCCGCAGCCCAGCTAG
- a CDS encoding ABC transporter substrate-binding protein: protein MSLAALALTLAAAAADPGSIAVGVYGPLTGNAAAGGISQLQGARLAADEINAAGGVLGKKLVVVEGDDEANPEKGAQLVKGMIERGVAAVLGPVNTGVANASLALANQHKVPLIVAVATGNKVNELFVESPDNYVFRLAASDLTQSALVVREAVEVRGFKRPALFCDDTPYGQQGKARIEAALDKRGLKPVSVGIFKVNDRDMSRQVKEAKAAGADVILSYGMGAEMAQVARALEKAAWKAPIIGSWQLSSAAFLEGAGPYGEGTLMPQTFIEAGATGRGAQFAEAYRKKYGVAHIPMGPAGAQGYDAMKLVALAIAQAKSAQGPQVKAALENLQAPYDGAIGRFVRPFSSNDHEGIKKAQIGWGVAKGGQVVPAR from the coding sequence ATGTCCCTCGCAGCGCTCGCACTCACCCTCGCCGCCGCCGCGGCCGATCCGGGCAGCATCGCCGTCGGCGTGTACGGACCCCTCACCGGCAACGCCGCCGCCGGCGGCATCTCCCAGCTCCAGGGCGCCCGGCTCGCCGCCGACGAGATCAACGCGGCGGGGGGCGTCCTGGGCAAGAAGCTCGTCGTGGTGGAGGGGGACGACGAGGCGAACCCGGAGAAGGGCGCCCAGCTCGTCAAGGGCATGATCGAGCGGGGCGTGGCGGCGGTGCTGGGGCCGGTCAACACCGGCGTCGCCAACGCCTCCCTCGCGCTCGCCAACCAGCACAAGGTGCCGCTGATCGTGGCGGTGGCGACCGGCAACAAGGTGAACGAGCTGTTCGTGGAGTCGCCCGACAACTACGTGTTCCGGCTGGCGGCGAGCGACCTCACGCAGTCGGCGCTGGTCGTGCGCGAGGCGGTCGAGGTGCGCGGCTTCAAGCGGCCGGCGCTGTTCTGCGACGACACGCCGTACGGGCAGCAGGGCAAGGCGCGGATCGAGGCGGCGCTCGACAAGCGCGGCCTGAAGCCGGTCTCCGTCGGGATCTTCAAGGTGAACGACCGGGACATGTCGCGCCAGGTGAAGGAGGCCAAGGCGGCCGGCGCCGACGTCATCCTCTCCTACGGCATGGGCGCCGAGATGGCGCAGGTCGCGCGGGCGCTCGAGAAGGCCGCCTGGAAGGCGCCCATCATCGGCTCCTGGCAGCTCTCCAGCGCGGCGTTCCTGGAGGGGGCGGGGCCGTACGGCGAGGGCACGCTCATGCCCCAGACGTTCATCGAGGCGGGCGCCACCGGCCGCGGTGCCCAGTTCGCCGAGGCCTACCGCAAGAAGTACGGGGTGGCCCACATCCCCATGGGCCCGGCCGGGGCGCAGGGCTACGACGCGATGAAGCTCGTCGCGCTGGCGATCGCCCAGGCGAAGAGCGCCCAGGGACCCCAGGTGAAGGCCGCGCTCGAGAACCTCCAGGCGCCCTACGACGGGGCCATCGGGCGCTTCGTCCGCCCGTTCAGCTCGAACGACCACGAGGGCATCAAGAAGGCGCAGATCGGCTGGGGCGTCGCGAAGGGCGGGCAGGTGGTGCCCGCGCGCTGA
- a CDS encoding methyl-accepting chemotaxis protein, which translates to MEAARIAIRIASRLDPSRALGRLRIRGQVTLAIGLALALLVGVGGGLLVSLRATTASLARLAAARLPAAQAAGSYLEAMLSMQGALRGLVNPRADDDDRQGFFAELDEAQRAAEAARSAFEELPQEEDVKAEWAAVTPLWEEWKRGVALIVAKQRQRDGLLAEGLSNGPRVAELDREAAQAVAAARVARQQVAEKVSGLVDYVQQAAQLDSDEATVRARRASWTIGAVVGAAGLALAALALLIGRNVRRQLGAVAGEALRVAAAASAGELEVRADAAAVHPEFRPVVDALNGAVEAFVGPVRVVAASMERVARGELPPPIDAAWRGELLELARSVNGCVAAVGAVVRDVDALAEAALAGRLSARADPAQHRGDFRRIVERLDATLEAVIAPIEDAARVLEALAARDLTARATGEYQGDHARMKVAVDATAAALQAALAQVAAAVGQVSGAADQIASSSQAVAQGASEQASSLEETSSSLEEIAAQTRQTADNAAQADGMARQARTAAEEGGTSIARMAGTMQKIRAAAEGTSQIIKEVNEIAFQTNLLALNAAVEAARAGEAGRGFAVVAEEVRSLALRSKQAASRTEELIRESVAQAAEGQATSSAVKERFGRIDEAVARVTDLVAEIATAAREQARGLEHLNVAVNQMDKVTQQNAASSEQSSSSAAELSGRASELAELVGRFRLAAGEEVEPSPSLSPAPRAAPLRAPAARV; encoded by the coding sequence GTGGAAGCTGCCCGCATCGCGATCCGGATCGCCTCCCGGCTGGACCCCTCCCGGGCGCTGGGCAGGCTGCGGATCCGCGGCCAGGTGACGCTCGCCATCGGGCTCGCCCTCGCGCTCCTCGTGGGCGTGGGCGGCGGGCTGCTCGTCTCCCTGCGCGCCACCACCGCGTCGCTCGCGCGGCTGGCCGCGGCGCGCCTGCCGGCGGCGCAGGCCGCGGGCTCGTACCTGGAGGCGATGCTCTCCATGCAGGGGGCGCTGAGGGGGCTCGTCAACCCGCGCGCCGACGACGACGACCGGCAGGGGTTCTTCGCCGAGCTCGACGAGGCCCAGCGCGCGGCCGAGGCCGCCCGGAGCGCGTTCGAGGAGCTGCCGCAGGAGGAGGACGTGAAGGCGGAGTGGGCCGCGGTCACGCCGCTCTGGGAGGAGTGGAAGCGCGGCGTGGCGCTCATCGTGGCGAAGCAGCGCCAGCGGGACGGGCTCCTGGCGGAGGGGCTCAGCAACGGCCCGCGGGTCGCCGAGCTCGACCGCGAGGCCGCGCAGGCGGTCGCCGCCGCGCGCGTCGCGCGCCAGCAGGTGGCCGAGAAGGTGAGCGGGCTCGTCGACTACGTGCAGCAGGCGGCGCAGCTGGACTCGGACGAGGCGACGGTCCGCGCGCGCCGCGCCAGCTGGACCATCGGCGCCGTCGTCGGCGCGGCCGGCCTCGCGCTGGCGGCGCTGGCGCTGCTCATCGGCAGGAACGTGCGGCGGCAGCTCGGCGCGGTCGCGGGGGAGGCGCTGCGGGTCGCCGCCGCCGCCTCCGCCGGCGAGCTGGAGGTGCGCGCGGACGCGGCCGCGGTCCACCCGGAGTTCCGCCCGGTGGTGGACGCCCTGAACGGCGCGGTGGAGGCCTTCGTGGGCCCGGTCCGCGTGGTCGCCGCGAGCATGGAGCGCGTCGCGCGCGGCGAGCTGCCGCCGCCCATCGACGCCGCGTGGAGAGGCGAGCTGCTGGAGCTGGCGCGCAGCGTGAACGGGTGCGTGGCCGCTGTGGGGGCGGTGGTCCGGGACGTGGACGCCCTGGCGGAGGCGGCCCTGGCGGGCAGGCTCTCGGCCCGCGCCGACCCCGCCCAGCACCGGGGAGACTTCCGCCGCATCGTGGAGCGGCTCGACGCGACCCTCGAGGCGGTCATCGCGCCCATCGAGGACGCGGCCCGCGTGCTCGAGGCGCTGGCGGCGCGCGACCTCACCGCGCGGGCCACGGGGGAGTACCAGGGCGACCACGCCCGGATGAAGGTGGCCGTCGACGCCACCGCCGCCGCGCTGCAGGCGGCGCTGGCGCAGGTGGCGGCGGCGGTGGGCCAGGTCTCGGGCGCGGCCGACCAGATCGCGAGCTCGTCGCAGGCGGTGGCGCAGGGCGCCTCGGAGCAGGCGAGCTCGCTCGAGGAGACCTCCTCCTCGCTGGAGGAGATCGCCGCGCAGACCCGGCAGACCGCCGACAACGCCGCCCAGGCCGACGGGATGGCGCGGCAGGCCCGCACCGCCGCCGAGGAGGGCGGCACCTCGATCGCCCGGATGGCGGGGACGATGCAGAAGATCCGCGCCGCCGCCGAGGGCACCTCCCAGATCATCAAGGAGGTGAACGAGATCGCGTTCCAGACCAACCTGCTCGCGCTCAACGCCGCGGTCGAGGCGGCGCGGGCCGGCGAGGCGGGGCGCGGCTTCGCGGTGGTGGCCGAGGAGGTGCGCTCGCTCGCGCTCCGGTCGAAGCAGGCGGCCAGCCGGACCGAGGAGCTCATCCGCGAGTCGGTGGCCCAGGCGGCGGAGGGCCAGGCCACCTCGAGCGCCGTGAAGGAGCGGTTCGGCCGCATCGACGAGGCCGTCGCGCGCGTCACCGACCTGGTGGCCGAGATCGCCACCGCGGCGCGCGAGCAGGCGCGCGGCCTCGAGCACCTCAACGTCGCGGTGAACCAGATGGACAAGGTCACCCAGCAGAACGCCGCCAGCTCCGAGCAGTCGAGCTCGTCGGCGGCCGAGCTGTCCGGCCGCGCCTCCGAGCTGGCGGAGCTCGTCGGGCGCTTCCGGCTCGCCGCGGGCGAGGAGGTCGAGCCCTCCCCGTCGCTCTCCCCGGCGCCCCGCGCCGCTCCCCTCCGCGCGCCCGCCGCGCGGGTTTGA
- a CDS encoding cold-shock protein → MATGTVKWFNDAKGFGFITQEGGGEDVFVHHTAIQSEGFRTLAEGQKVEFEVKKGPKGLQAANVRAV, encoded by the coding sequence ATGGCTACTGGTACCGTGAAGTGGTTCAACGACGCGAAGGGCTTCGGCTTCATCACGCAGGAGGGCGGCGGTGAGGACGTGTTCGTCCACCACACTGCCATCCAGTCCGAGGGGTTCCGCACCCTCGCCGAGGGGCAGAAGGTGGAGTTCGAGGTGAAGAAGGGCCCGAAGGGCCTGCAGGCCGCGAACGTCCGCGCCGTCTAG
- a CDS encoding extracellular solute-binding protein, with amino-acid sequence MAKRTISRRRFIQTAGAAALGAGLGAAGLAPRPARAQPKSLKIMQWSHFVPGYDKWFDGVFCKQWGQKHGTQVIVDHISIGEINARAAAEVAAQKGHDLFMFLSPPAAYEKQVIDHAEIYQEVQKKHGKVIDLGHKSTFNPKTKKYFAFSDSYVPDPGNYRKDLWEQVGFPNGPSTWDDLRKGAKAIKDKLGNPCGLGLSQELDTNMAVRALLWSFGGAVQDAEGKVVINSPQTVEALKFMRALFKEAETPEVFTWDPSSNNRGILSGKLSFVQNAISVTRTAEKENPEMSQKIQLTPALQGPVRRIAAEHVMDCYVIWRFAENKEGAKQFLADYMDAFGEAFKASEFYNFPCFPQTVPDLAAQIANDPKAKPPDKYKVLGNVLDWATNVGYPGYATAAVDEVFNTFQLPTMFAKVARDELSPEDAARAAEREIKRIFQKWA; translated from the coding sequence ATGGCGAAGAGGACGATCTCGCGGCGCCGCTTCATCCAGACGGCGGGCGCGGCGGCGCTCGGCGCGGGGCTCGGCGCCGCGGGGCTCGCGCCACGGCCGGCGCGCGCACAGCCGAAGTCGCTCAAGATCATGCAGTGGAGCCACTTCGTGCCGGGCTACGACAAGTGGTTCGACGGCGTGTTCTGCAAGCAATGGGGCCAGAAGCACGGCACCCAGGTCATCGTCGACCACATCTCGATCGGCGAGATCAACGCCCGCGCCGCCGCCGAGGTCGCGGCGCAGAAGGGCCACGACCTCTTCATGTTCCTCTCGCCGCCGGCGGCGTACGAGAAGCAGGTCATCGACCACGCCGAGATCTACCAGGAGGTGCAGAAGAAGCACGGCAAGGTGATCGACCTCGGCCACAAGTCCACCTTCAACCCGAAGACGAAGAAGTACTTCGCCTTCTCCGACTCCTACGTCCCCGATCCCGGCAACTACCGTAAGGATCTGTGGGAGCAGGTCGGGTTCCCGAACGGCCCCAGCACCTGGGACGACCTGCGCAAGGGCGCCAAGGCCATCAAGGACAAGCTCGGGAACCCCTGCGGCCTCGGGCTGTCGCAGGAGCTCGACACCAACATGGCGGTCCGTGCGCTGCTGTGGAGCTTCGGCGGTGCGGTGCAGGACGCGGAGGGGAAGGTCGTCATCAACTCCCCGCAGACCGTCGAGGCGCTCAAGTTCATGCGGGCGCTCTTCAAGGAGGCCGAGACCCCGGAGGTCTTCACCTGGGATCCCTCCTCCAACAACCGCGGCATCCTCTCCGGCAAGCTCTCCTTCGTGCAGAACGCGATCAGCGTGACGCGCACCGCGGAGAAGGAGAACCCGGAGATGTCGCAGAAGATCCAGCTCACGCCGGCGCTCCAGGGCCCGGTGCGCCGCATCGCGGCCGAGCACGTCATGGACTGCTACGTGATCTGGCGCTTCGCCGAGAACAAGGAGGGCGCGAAGCAGTTCCTCGCCGACTACATGGACGCGTTCGGCGAGGCGTTCAAGGCGAGCGAGTTCTACAACTTCCCCTGCTTCCCGCAGACGGTGCCGGACCTCGCCGCGCAGATCGCGAACGACCCGAAGGCGAAGCCGCCCGACAAGTACAAGGTGCTCGGGAACGTGCTCGACTGGGCCACCAACGTCGGCTACCCGGGCTACGCCACGGCGGCGGTGGACGAGGTGTTCAACACCTTCCAGCTCCCCACCATGTTCGCCAAGGTGGCGCGGGACGAGCTCAGCCCCGAGGACGCGGCGCGGGCGGCGGAGCGCGAGATCAAGCGCATCTTCCAGAAGTGGGCGTGA
- a CDS encoding ABC transporter ATP-binding protein codes for MAVLETRRLSKTYQRGEASAVDAVDLVSREGEFLVFLGPSGSGKSTLLRMIAGLEEPTGGQVFIGGRDVTHLAPRQRGIAMVFQSYALYPHLTVRENIRFPLKAQKVPKAQHAGKVEWASALLGIGHLLDRKPRQLSGGERQRVALARAIVREPELFLLDEPLSNLDAKLRASAREELAQFHDRVGTTTVYVTHDQVEAMAMGDRIVVLDHGVVRQIGTPREVYDEPADTFVATFLGSPPMNLLEAGDLVVGFRPETLAPAARVEVPAVRFQLRVTTVEYLGSEQVAYGVFEGGRFAGAKVVSRLPTSAGAFTPGALQDFAVARDQLRLFDKATTRRSARREAELGWT; via the coding sequence ATGGCCGTCCTCGAGACGCGCAGGCTGAGCAAGACGTACCAGCGGGGCGAGGCGAGCGCGGTCGACGCGGTCGACCTCGTCTCGCGCGAGGGCGAGTTCCTCGTCTTCCTCGGGCCGTCCGGCTCGGGCAAGAGCACGCTGCTCCGCATGATCGCCGGGCTCGAGGAGCCCACCGGCGGGCAGGTCTTCATCGGCGGGCGCGACGTGACCCACCTCGCGCCGCGGCAGCGCGGCATCGCGATGGTGTTCCAGAGCTACGCGCTCTACCCGCACCTCACGGTCCGCGAGAACATCCGCTTCCCGCTCAAGGCGCAGAAGGTGCCGAAGGCGCAGCACGCGGGGAAGGTGGAGTGGGCGAGCGCGCTGCTCGGCATCGGCCACCTGCTCGATCGCAAGCCGCGCCAGCTCTCGGGCGGCGAGCGGCAGCGGGTGGCGCTCGCCCGCGCCATCGTCCGCGAGCCGGAGCTGTTCCTGCTCGACGAGCCGCTGTCCAACCTCGACGCGAAGCTGCGCGCCAGCGCCCGCGAGGAGCTGGCGCAGTTCCACGACCGCGTCGGCACCACCACCGTCTACGTCACCCACGACCAGGTCGAGGCGATGGCCATGGGCGACCGGATCGTGGTGCTCGACCACGGGGTGGTCCGGCAGATCGGCACGCCGCGCGAGGTGTACGACGAGCCGGCCGACACCTTCGTCGCCACCTTCCTCGGCTCCCCGCCCATGAACCTGCTCGAGGCCGGCGACCTGGTGGTCGGCTTCCGGCCGGAGACGCTGGCGCCCGCGGCGCGGGTGGAGGTCCCCGCGGTGCGCTTCCAGCTGCGCGTCACGACCGTCGAGTACCTCGGCTCCGAGCAGGTCGCCTACGGGGTCTTCGAGGGGGGCCGCTTCGCGGGGGCGAAGGTCGTCTCGCGCCTGCCGACCTCGGCCGGCGCCTTCACCCCCGGCGCGCTGCAGGACTTCGCGGTGGCCCGGGATCAGCTCAGGCTGTTCGACAAGGCCACCACCCGCCGCAGCGCGCGGCGCGAGGCGGAGCTGGGATGGACCTGA
- a CDS encoding carbohydrate ABC transporter permease — protein MRPSTRLGVAMFAPALLYITALIGLPLALAFLYSVGDVTVGSVGWHFVGLRNFESVLQSPSFRRALLNSFVFTVATQVIVIVCANVLALALEAPFRGRGVVRFLVLLPWVAPISLGAIGWKWILDSIYSVINWTLVHLHLVKPFDAPMWLGDPVLAMASVVLVHSWRMIPFSTVILLAGLTSIPREIPEAAAVDGAGFWRTHFTITLPMMAPIINVAVLFGVIFTFTDMTVVYILTRGGPYDTTQVLPSLAFFTGILGSDLAEGAAISVFLVPILVAIALLMLRVAHRAEVV, from the coding sequence GTGAGGCCCTCCACGCGGCTCGGCGTGGCGATGTTCGCGCCGGCGCTCCTCTACATCACGGCGCTCATCGGCCTGCCGCTCGCCCTCGCCTTCCTCTACAGCGTGGGCGACGTGACGGTCGGCTCGGTGGGCTGGCACTTCGTCGGGCTGCGCAACTTCGAGAGCGTGCTCCAGAGCCCCAGCTTCCGCCGCGCGCTCCTCAACTCCTTCGTCTTCACCGTCGCCACCCAGGTCATCGTCATCGTCTGCGCCAACGTGCTGGCGCTGGCGCTCGAGGCCCCGTTCCGCGGCCGGGGGGTGGTGCGGTTCCTGGTGCTCCTGCCGTGGGTGGCGCCCATCTCGCTCGGCGCCATCGGCTGGAAGTGGATCCTCGACTCCATCTACAGCGTCATCAACTGGACCCTCGTCCACCTGCACCTGGTGAAGCCCTTCGACGCGCCCATGTGGCTCGGCGACCCGGTGCTCGCCATGGCCTCGGTCGTGCTGGTCCACAGCTGGCGCATGATCCCGTTCTCGACCGTCATCCTGCTCGCCGGCCTCACCTCCATCCCGCGCGAGATCCCGGAGGCCGCGGCGGTGGACGGGGCGGGCTTCTGGCGCACCCACTTCACCATCACCCTCCCGATGATGGCGCCCATCATCAACGTGGCGGTGCTGTTCGGCGTCATCTTCACCTTCACCGACATGACGGTGGTCTACATCCTCACCCGCGGCGGGCCCTACGACACGACGCAGGTGCTGCCGTCGCTCGCCTTCTTCACCGGCATCCTCGGCTCGGACCTGGCGGAGGGCGCCGCCATCTCGGTCTTCCTGGTCCCGATCCTGGTGGCGATCGCGCTGCTCATGCTGCGCGTGGCGCACCGCGCGGAGGTGGTGTGA
- a CDS encoding carbohydrate ABC transporter permease, giving the protein MAAPGSGPPRSPATRAGRWVVVVAFSVLLAFPFYWMVITTFKQTSDLYDTTHNPFIFGAAPTLDHLRLLFGETLFLRWFLNTTVVGAAVVAITLALAVPAAYALTRLTGSWGPRVGMGIFLTYLVPPTLLFIPLSRVVARLGLQDSLWSIILVYPTFTVPFSIWLLMGFFKSIPRDIEDAALVDGLTRFQAFLQLIIPISRSGILTVVIFTFTLVTQEFVYALTFISSASHQTVGVGVPIYLVRGDVYFWGSLMAACLIASLPIAFVYNLFLDRFIAGFTVGAVK; this is encoded by the coding sequence ATGGCCGCGCCCGGCTCGGGCCCGCCGCGCTCGCCGGCCACCCGCGCCGGGCGCTGGGTGGTGGTAGTCGCGTTCTCGGTCCTGCTCGCGTTCCCCTTCTACTGGATGGTGATCACCACCTTCAAGCAGACCTCCGACCTCTACGACACCACGCACAACCCGTTCATCTTCGGCGCGGCGCCCACGCTCGATCACCTGCGCCTGCTCTTCGGCGAGACGCTCTTCCTGCGCTGGTTCCTCAACACGACGGTGGTCGGGGCAGCGGTGGTCGCGATCACGCTCGCGCTGGCGGTGCCGGCCGCCTACGCGCTGACGCGCCTCACAGGGAGCTGGGGGCCGCGGGTCGGGATGGGGATCTTCCTCACCTACCTCGTCCCGCCCACCCTCCTCTTCATCCCGCTCTCGCGGGTGGTGGCGCGGCTGGGCCTGCAGGACAGCCTGTGGTCGATCATCCTCGTCTACCCGACCTTCACCGTCCCGTTCTCGATCTGGCTGCTCATGGGGTTCTTCAAGTCGATCCCGCGCGACATCGAGGACGCGGCCCTGGTGGACGGCCTCACCCGGTTCCAGGCCTTCCTCCAGCTCATCATCCCCATCTCGCGCTCCGGCATCCTCACGGTGGTCATCTTCACCTTCACCCTGGTGACGCAGGAGTTCGTCTACGCGCTCACCTTCATCTCGTCGGCCTCGCACCAGACGGTGGGGGTGGGCGTGCCCATCTACCTCGTGCGCGGGGACGTCTACTTCTGGGGCTCGCTCATGGCGGCCTGCCTCATCGCGAGCCTCCCCATCGCCTTCGTCTACAACCTGTTCCTCGACCGCTTCATCGCGGGGTTCACGGTGGGCGCGGTGAAGTGA
- a CDS encoding c-type cytochrome yields MSIAFAPLLLLAAAASPAPGPAGAADPAQVKRGEYLVRLGGCNDCHTPWKVDRALGVPAPDLTRRLSGHPADGPDPAGKYTPPDSAVIGPDFTSFALPFGTVYSSNLTPDPTGLGDWTEPQFAAAMRTGRHTGDPRARPILPPMPWMSLAHLTDADLAAIWAYLRSLPPIRNAVPPPKVPESALAKLEAALTSPRPP; encoded by the coding sequence ATGTCGATCGCCTTCGCGCCGTTGCTCCTCCTCGCCGCCGCCGCGAGCCCGGCGCCGGGGCCCGCGGGCGCCGCCGATCCGGCCCAGGTGAAGCGGGGCGAGTACCTGGTGCGGCTCGGCGGCTGCAACGACTGCCACACGCCGTGGAAGGTCGATCGCGCCCTCGGCGTGCCCGCGCCGGACCTGACCCGGAGGCTCTCGGGCCACCCCGCCGACGGGCCGGATCCGGCCGGGAAGTACACGCCGCCCGACTCGGCCGTGATCGGCCCCGACTTCACCAGCTTCGCCTTGCCGTTCGGCACGGTCTACAGCAGCAACCTCACGCCCGATCCGACCGGCCTCGGTGACTGGACCGAGCCGCAGTTCGCCGCCGCCATGAGGACCGGCCGGCACACCGGCGATCCTCGGGCGCGCCCCATCCTCCCGCCCATGCCCTGGATGTCGCTCGCCCACCTCACCGACGCCGACCTCGCCGCGATCTGGGCCTACCTGCGGAGCCTCCCGCCGATCCGGAACGCGGTGCCGCCGCCGAAGGTGCCGGAGTCGGCGCTGGCGAAGCTGGAGGCGGCGCTCACTTCACCGCGCCCACCGTGA
- a CDS encoding hydrogenase maturation protease: MARLGLFGIGNVLMGDDALGPYAVKLIEAGYELSPEVELRELGTPGADLSILLDGFEAVVVVDTVKLPGAPGEIRVLDKAALLAKRPLLPASPHEPGLREALFALEFHGGAPREVRLVGVIPGPVELEVGLSPAVQAALPAVVAAALAELAALGAPARPRAAPTAPDLWWERRAG; this comes from the coding sequence ATGGCGCGCCTCGGCCTCTTCGGGATCGGCAACGTGCTCATGGGCGACGACGCGCTCGGGCCCTACGCGGTGAAGCTCATCGAGGCGGGGTACGAGCTGTCCCCCGAGGTCGAGCTGCGCGAGCTCGGCACCCCCGGCGCCGACCTCTCCATCCTGCTCGACGGCTTCGAGGCGGTGGTGGTGGTCGACACCGTCAAGCTGCCCGGCGCGCCCGGCGAGATCCGCGTCCTCGACAAGGCGGCGCTGCTCGCGAAGCGCCCGCTCCTCCCGGCGAGCCCCCACGAGCCCGGCCTGCGCGAGGCGCTCTTCGCGCTCGAGTTCCACGGCGGCGCGCCGCGCGAGGTGCGGCTCGTCGGGGTCATCCCGGGCCCGGTCGAGCTCGAGGTGGGGCTCTCGCCCGCCGTCCAGGCTGCGCTGCCGGCGGTGGTGGCGGCGGCGCTGGCGGAGCTCGCCGCGCTGGGCGCCCCGGCGCGGCCGCGCGCCGCGCCCACCGCGCCGGACCTGTGGTGGGAGCGGCGCGCCGGGTAG